One segment of Bacteroides caecimuris DNA contains the following:
- a CDS encoding ATP-dependent 6-phosphofructokinase: protein MRIGILTSGGDCPGINATIRGVCKTAINYYGMEVVGIHSGFQGLLTKDVESITDKSLSGLLNLGGTMLGTSREKPFKKGGVVSDVDKPSLILQNIRELGLDCVVCIGGNGTQKTAAKLAAMGINIVSVPKTIDNDIWGTDISFGFDSAVTIATDAIDRLHSTASSHKRVMVIEVMGHKAGWIALYSGMAGGGDVILVPEIAYDIKNIGNTILERLKKGKPYSIVVVAEGIRTDGRKRAAEYIAQEIEYETGIETRETVLGYIQRGGSPTPFDRNLSTRMGGHATELIAKGEFGRMVALKGDDIASIPLEEVAGKLKLVTQDHDLVIQGRRMGICFG from the coding sequence ATGAGAATTGGAATCTTAACATCCGGCGGGGATTGTCCCGGTATCAATGCCACGATTCGTGGTGTGTGTAAAACTGCCATCAATTATTACGGGATGGAAGTGGTAGGTATTCACAGCGGTTTTCAGGGCCTGCTGACTAAAGATGTCGAATCTATTACAGATAAGTCGCTTTCCGGTTTGCTCAATCTGGGTGGAACGATGTTAGGAACCTCTCGTGAGAAGCCTTTTAAAAAAGGAGGTGTTGTCTCGGATGTTGACAAACCATCTTTAATTCTTCAGAATATCCGGGAATTGGGACTCGATTGTGTCGTTTGTATCGGTGGAAATGGTACACAAAAGACTGCGGCGAAGTTGGCTGCAATGGGAATTAATATCGTATCTGTTCCTAAAACCATTGATAATGATATTTGGGGCACAGATATTTCTTTCGGTTTCGACTCGGCAGTAACTATTGCTACCGATGCCATCGACCGTTTACATTCCACTGCAAGTTCTCACAAAAGGGTGATGGTGATTGAAGTGATGGGGCATAAGGCGGGTTGGATTGCTTTGTATTCCGGTATGGCAGGAGGAGGGGATGTGATTCTTGTCCCTGAAATTGCTTATGATATTAAAAATATTGGTAATACGATTCTGGAAAGGCTGAAAAAGGGCAAGCCTTATTCTATTGTAGTGGTAGCAGAAGGTATTAGGACAGACGGACGCAAACGCGCAGCTGAGTATATTGCACAGGAGATTGAATATGAGACTGGTATAGAAACCCGCGAAACAGTTCTGGGGTATATTCAGCGCGGTGGTTCGCCTACTCCTTTCGACCGCAATCTTTCTACCCGTATGGGCGGCCATGCGACAGAATTGATCGCCAAAGGTGAATTCGGGCGTATGGTAGCTTTAAAAGGGGACGATATTGCATCTATCCCTCTTGAAGAAGTTGCAGGAAAGCTGAAATTAGTTACGCAAGATCACGATTTAGTGATTCAGGGGCGTCGCATGGGGATTTGCTTTGGCTAG
- the rnc gene encoding ribonuclease III yields MRVLSSRNTQSNIVLRNKIDKIRLLFRKDKESYLCFYRILGFYPRNIQLYEQALLHKSTSVRSDKGRPLNNERLEFLGDAILDAIVGDIVYKRFEGKREGFLTNTRSKIVQRETLNKLAVEIGLDKLIKYSTRSSSHNSYMYGNAFEAFIGAIYLDQGYERCKQFMEQRIINHYIDLDKISRKEVNFKSKLIEWSQKNKMEVSFELIEQFLDHDSNPVFQTEVRIEGFPAGTGTGYSKKESQQNAAQMAIKKVKDPAFMSTVEEIKTQHVVTTTESKVELATNSDTELATKLENELEAELNVIPETKPENALEENTSDNEISTVQPTMEAGKTSQSKSPCDAPESLNRDLA; encoded by the coding sequence ATGCGTGTGTTATCTTCAAGAAATACGCAGAGTAATATCGTGTTACGTAACAAAATAGATAAGATAAGGCTCTTGTTCCGCAAGGATAAAGAGTCTTATCTTTGTTTTTACCGGATACTCGGGTTCTACCCGCGCAATATCCAGCTTTATGAGCAGGCTCTCCTGCACAAATCGACTTCTGTCCGCTCCGACAAGGGACGTCCCCTCAACAATGAACGGCTAGAGTTTTTAGGTGACGCCATCCTCGACGCCATCGTAGGAGATATTGTCTACAAACGTTTTGAAGGGAAACGGGAAGGTTTCCTGACCAACACACGTTCTAAGATCGTACAGCGGGAGACTTTGAACAAGTTAGCCGTTGAAATCGGTTTGGATAAACTCATAAAGTATTCCACCCGTTCTTCTTCCCACAACAGTTATATGTACGGAAATGCTTTTGAGGCATTTATCGGAGCCATTTACCTAGATCAGGGGTATGAACGCTGCAAACAGTTTATGGAACAACGGATCATCAACCACTATATCGACCTGGATAAAATATCCCGAAAAGAGGTTAACTTCAAATCCAAACTTATTGAGTGGAGCCAAAAAAATAAGATGGAGGTTTCCTTTGAGCTAATCGAGCAATTTCTTGACCACGACAGCAACCCTGTTTTCCAAACCGAAGTACGCATTGAAGGATTTCCGGCAGGAACAGGTACGGGATATTCCAAAAAAGAATCTCAACAGAATGCCGCCCAAATGGCTATAAAGAAAGTAAAGGACCCTGCATTTATGTCAACTGTTGAAGAGATCAAAACACAACATGTAGTAACTACAACAGAATCGAAAGTTGAACTTGCAACTAATTCTGATACAGAATTGGCAACCAAGCTTGAGAATGAACTTGAAGCCGAACTGAATGTAATTCCCGAAACAAAACCGGAGAATGCTTTAGAAGAAAACACCTCCGATAATGAAATTTCTACGGTACAACCTACGATGGAAGCCGGGAAAACTAGCCAAAGCAAATCCCCATGCGACGCCCCTGAATCACTAAATCGTGATCTTGCGTAA
- the fabF gene encoding beta-ketoacyl-ACP synthase II, with translation MELKRVVVTGLGAITPVGNSVPEFWENLVNGVSGAGPITHFDASLFKTQFACEVKNFDATKYIDRKEARKMDLYTQYAIAVAKEAVSDSGLDVEKEDLNKIGVIFGAGIGGIHTFEEEVGNYYTRQEMGPKFNPFFIPKMISDIAAGQISIMYGFHGPNYATCSACATSTNAIADAFNLIRLGKANVIVSGGSEAAIFPAGVGGFNAMHALSTRNDEASKASRPFSASRDGFIMGEGGGCLILEELEHAKARGAKIYAEIAGVGMSADAHHLTASHPEGLGAKLVMRNALEDAEMDPKEVDYINVHGTSTPVGDISEAKAIKEVFGDHAFELNISSTKSMTGHLLGAAGAVESIASILAIKNGIVPPTINHEEGDNDENIDYNLNFTFNKAQKREVNVALSNTFGFGGHNACVIFKKYAE, from the coding sequence ATGGAATTAAAAAGAGTGGTAGTAACAGGCCTTGGCGCCATTACTCCCGTTGGCAACAGCGTTCCCGAATTTTGGGAAAACCTTGTGAACGGGGTTAGTGGAGCAGGGCCTATTACTCATTTTGATGCGTCATTATTCAAGACCCAATTCGCATGTGAAGTGAAAAACTTCGATGCAACGAAATACATAGACCGCAAAGAAGCAAGAAAGATGGACCTGTATACTCAATATGCCATCGCTGTTGCCAAAGAAGCGGTGAGTGATTCCGGTCTTGACGTCGAGAAAGAAGACTTGAACAAAATCGGTGTTATTTTCGGCGCCGGTATTGGTGGTATACATACATTTGAAGAAGAGGTAGGTAATTACTACACTCGTCAGGAAATGGGTCCGAAGTTTAATCCGTTCTTCATTCCAAAGATGATCTCGGATATTGCAGCCGGACAGATTTCTATTATGTATGGTTTCCATGGTCCTAACTACGCGACTTGTTCAGCATGTGCTACTTCAACCAACGCTATTGCAGATGCTTTCAACCTGATTCGTCTGGGTAAAGCAAACGTAATTGTATCCGGTGGTTCGGAAGCAGCTATCTTCCCGGCAGGTGTGGGCGGTTTCAACGCTATGCACGCACTGTCAACACGCAACGACGAAGCTTCCAAAGCTTCGCGTCCGTTTAGCGCAAGCCGTGATGGTTTCATTATGGGCGAAGGTGGCGGTTGCCTGATCCTGGAAGAACTGGAACACGCTAAAGCTCGCGGTGCAAAAATCTATGCAGAAATTGCCGGCGTAGGTATGTCTGCAGATGCACATCACCTGACAGCTTCTCATCCGGAAGGTCTGGGAGCGAAATTGGTGATGAGAAATGCACTGGAAGATGCGGAAATGGATCCGAAAGAAGTAGATTATATCAATGTACACGGTACATCTACTCCGGTTGGTGACATTTCAGAAGCAAAAGCAATCAAGGAAGTATTCGGTGATCATGCGTTCGAGTTGAACATCAGTTCAACAAAATCAATGACAGGTCACTTGCTGGGAGCTGCCGGTGCGGTAGAATCTATTGCAAGTATCCTTGCTATCAAGAACGGCATTGTTCCTCCGACTATCAACCACGAAGAAGGTGACAACGACGAAAATATCGACTATAACCTTAATTTCACGTTCAATAAAGCACAAAAACGCGAAGTTAATGTTGCTTTGTCCAATACATTTGGATTTGGTGGTCACAATGCGTGTGTTATCTTCAAGAAATACGCAGAGTAA
- a CDS encoding acyl carrier protein, which translates to MSEIASRVKAIIVDKLGVEESEVTTEASFTNDLGADSLDTVELIMEFEKEFGISIPDDQAEKIGTVGDAVSYIEEHAK; encoded by the coding sequence ATGTCTGAAATTGCATCAAGAGTAAAAGCAATTATCGTTGATAAATTAGGCGTAGAAGAATCAGAAGTTACAACCGAAGCAAGCTTCACTAACGACCTGGGAGCGGATTCTCTTGACACTGTAGAACTTATCATGGAATTCGAAAAAGAATTCGGTATCTCTATTCCTGATGACCAAGCAGAAAAGATTGGTACTGTAGGTGATGCTGTATCTTATATCGAAGAACACGCTAAGTAA
- the purN gene encoding phosphoribosylglycinamide formyltransferase produces the protein MQSFAHFSLFCASRLRVMKKNIAIFASGSGSNAENIIRFFQKNDSAQVSLVLSNKSDACVLERAHRLGVPSNVFSKEDWIAGDEILAILQEYHIDFVVLAGFLVRVPDLLLHAYPNKIINIHPALLPKFGGKGMYGDRVHEAVVAAGEKESGITIHYINEHYDEGNTIFQATCPVLPTDSPDDVAKKVHALEYEHFPQVIEQVLRNKY, from the coding sequence ATGCAAAGTTTTGCACATTTTTCACTGTTTTGTGCATCGAGATTGAGGGTTATGAAGAAAAACATTGCAATTTTTGCTTCCGGTTCCGGTTCAAATGCTGAGAATATTATCCGGTTTTTCCAAAAAAACGATTCTGCTCAGGTTTCGTTGGTACTTTCTAATAAAAGTGATGCATGCGTTTTGGAACGTGCACATCGTTTAGGGGTGCCTTCTAACGTGTTTTCAAAGGAGGACTGGATAGCCGGAGATGAAATTTTGGCTATTTTGCAGGAGTATCATATCGACTTTGTTGTACTGGCTGGCTTTCTGGTTCGTGTGCCTGATTTACTTTTGCATGCTTATCCTAATAAAATCATAAATATACATCCTGCTCTTCTGCCGAAGTTTGGAGGCAAGGGAATGTATGGTGACCGGGTTCATGAAGCGGTAGTGGCTGCCGGTGAAAAGGAAAGCGGTATTACTATACATTATATAAATGAACATTATGACGAAGGAAATACAATCTTTCAAGCTACCTGTCCTGTTCTTCCGACAGATTCTCCGGATGATGTAGCCAAGAAAGTGCATGCTTTGGAATATGAACACTTCCCGCAAGTCATAGAACAAGTATTAAGAAATAAGTATTAG
- the pdxB gene encoding 4-phosphoerythronate dehydrogenase PdxB, which yields MKIIIDNKIPYIKEAVQKIADEVVYVPGKDFTPELVRDADALIVRTRTHCNRNLLKGSRVKFIATATIGFDHIDTEYCKQADIEWANAPGCNSASVAQYIQSSLLVWKSCRNKKLNKLTIGIIGVGNVGSKIAKVARDFGMRVLLNDLPREEKEGTEQFASLNKIAEECDIITFHVPLYKEGKYKTFHLADENFFQSLKRKPVIINTSRGEVIDTDALLKALDSRTISDAIIDVWEHEPEINRELLEKVFIGTPHIAGYSADGKANATRMSLDAICKFFQIEADYKINAPAPDAPIIHAKNHEEAILQMYNPIEDSTRLKNQPEQFETLRGDYPLRREETAYLIKY from the coding sequence ATGAAAATTATTATCGACAACAAAATACCTTATATAAAAGAAGCGGTTCAGAAAATAGCCGACGAGGTGGTTTATGTACCGGGAAAAGATTTTACTCCGGAGCTCGTACGGGATGCAGACGCACTTATTGTCCGTACCCGCACACATTGCAACCGGAATTTATTGAAAGGTAGTCGGGTGAAATTCATAGCGACAGCAACCATAGGCTTCGATCATATTGATACAGAGTATTGCAAACAAGCAGACATAGAATGGGCAAATGCTCCGGGATGCAATTCTGCTTCTGTCGCCCAATATATACAGTCATCGCTTCTGGTGTGGAAATCTTGCAGAAACAAAAAGCTGAACAAACTGACAATTGGAATCATAGGAGTGGGAAACGTAGGGAGTAAGATAGCTAAAGTTGCCCGGGATTTTGGCATGCGTGTTTTACTGAATGATTTGCCACGGGAGGAAAAAGAAGGAACAGAGCAGTTCGCCTCACTAAATAAAATAGCAGAAGAATGTGATATCATTACCTTTCACGTACCTTTATATAAGGAAGGGAAATATAAAACCTTCCACCTGGCAGATGAGAACTTTTTCCAGTCACTCAAACGAAAACCGGTTATCATTAATACCTCCCGAGGAGAGGTCATTGACACTGATGCTCTTTTAAAGGCCTTGGACAGCCGAACCATTTCGGATGCCATCATCGATGTATGGGAACATGAACCGGAAATTAACCGTGAGTTATTAGAGAAGGTATTTATTGGTACTCCCCACATTGCGGGTTACTCTGCCGATGGAAAAGCAAACGCCACACGCATGTCATTGGATGCCATTTGCAAATTCTTCCAAATAGAAGCTGATTATAAAATAAACGCACCGGCACCCGACGCTCCTATTATACATGCCAAAAACCATGAAGAAGCAATCCTCCAGATGTATAATCCAATCGAAGATAGCACCCGATTGAAAAATCAACCGGAACAATTCGAAACCTTACGCGGGGATTATCCTTTGCGACGAGAAGAGACAGCTTATTTAATTAAGTATTAG
- a CDS encoding DUF4254 domain-containing protein codes for MTFSNLCNEIFWKSTTDYHVTDSVDAPMNNPYELKTIEYYLYLKNWIDAVQWHFEDIIRDPQIDPVEALTLKRRIDKSNQDRTDLVELIDSYFLDKYKEVKPLSDATINTESPAWAIDRLSILALKIYHMQQEVERTDTTEEHRVQCQTKLNILLEQRKDLSAAIEQLLTDIEAGRKYMKVYKQMKMYNDPALNPVLYAKK; via the coding sequence ATGACATTTAGTAACCTTTGCAACGAGATTTTTTGGAAATCGACAACAGATTACCATGTAACGGATAGTGTGGATGCTCCGATGAACAATCCTTACGAGTTGAAAACTATTGAGTATTATTTATATCTAAAGAACTGGATTGATGCTGTGCAATGGCATTTTGAGGATATTATCCGTGACCCGCAGATTGATCCGGTAGAAGCATTGACTTTGAAAAGAAGAATTGATAAATCAAATCAGGATCGTACAGACTTGGTGGAATTAATTGATAGCTACTTCTTAGACAAATACAAAGAAGTAAAACCTCTCTCTGACGCAACGATCAATACAGAAAGTCCTGCGTGGGCTATTGACCGCTTGTCAATTCTTGCATTGAAAATTTACCACATGCAGCAGGAAGTGGAGCGTACGGATACTACGGAGGAACACCGTGTCCAATGCCAGACTAAGCTGAATATCCTGCTGGAACAACGTAAAGACCTCTCTGCGGCTATTGAGCAGCTGTTGACTGATATCGAAGCCGGGAGAAAATATATGAAAGTATATAAACAGATGAAGATGTATAATGACCCGGCATTGAATCCGGTGCTTTATGCAAAAAAATAA